The DNA region AACTACGCATATTTTTACCTTTGATTCAGGTCCTACTATCAAGGGTCAATTTCTTTGGTTCAAACAAAGATATTTCAACTGAGGCAAGTCTTTCTCTCCAGTTGTACAGACAAACTGCTGAGACCTTTTTGTGTGGACTTCTACCTGAATCCCCGGAGTCAACCTCTCAACGAACAGCAGGTATTGAGTTCCTGTCAGCAAGTCATTTTAACATTATgatctttttccttttagaaagaaaggttggtGTAATAAAACTATAATTTTGTCGCAGATGGCCTGGTATGGGTTGACCAATGGAATCCATTGCAGTATTCTGTGGCCTCTTCATTTTTGGCAGTTGTTTACAGTGATTACATGCttagctcccaaacatcaaattTATATTGCAACGGGAAGCTATATGAACCAACAGAGTTGCGCAATTTTGCAGTTTCACAGGTATGcatttgcttattttaaggTTCAATTTTCCTGATGTAAAATGGCCTGGCCAATTTAACatgtcattttctcataaaGGCTATTCCAACATGTCATTAAAATCCTTTTATCAGTTCCATTAGAACATTTTCCTACTACAGCACATATAGATGAAATAATCCCTTAAACAGACTAACTATTGCCGTATGTGTAAATTACAGTTCTGAGAAAATCGATCAAAAGACATTATGTTCTAACACATTCatcatttcttcttttgttatAGATTATGCTTTTAACGGTTCAAATATCTTGCAGACTAGGCAGCTTCTGTTTTTATCATAGCTTGATGAACTTCTACCtatttcaattatttagatCTTAGAATTATTTCTTCTTGAGATGCTCCTACAGTAGATTTTTTTGACTTTGGATGCATTACATGTCAAGTCCATTAAACCTCTATGTCATAATGAACTTATTATTTTGTTTACAGTTGGATTATATATTGGGAGACAATCCAATGGAAATGAGTTACCTTGTTGGTTACGGAAGTAGATATCCTCAGCAAGTTCACCACAGGGGTGCTTCAATTCCAGTGGATGCTAATTCTAATTGTAGTGATGGATTCAAATGGCTTCACACAAGACACCCTAATCCAAATGTTGCAGTTGGAGCTCTTGTTGGGGGACCATCCCTTAGTGATACATACACGGACTCTCGGAACAACACTAAGGAAAGTGAACCAACTACCTACAACAGTGCCCTTCTTGTTGGACTCATCTCAAGCCTTATAACCTCTTCTTCACAAGTAGAGTCATTTgtgaaaaactgaaaaataaacgCCAGCACTGTGTTTTCCCTTTTGACTCAACACATGTTGCCTTAACTTGCATCAGACAGCCAGCCCTCACCAGGCTGGTGGCCTAAACTATACTCTATTTGGATAGGGGCGGACGTAGAGTGTGAGTTGTGCTTCATCTGAATCTGATAAATCAAATGAGTTGTGGTAGATCCCAAACTTGAactcataaaattcaaatcCTGAATCCACCTCTGTATCTGAATAGATATGTCCCTATGAGAGACTACATTGTCAAAGGAAAGAATTTGTCGAAATGTACATTACTAACATCCTTCAACCTAGCACTAGCACCTTTTAGTTGTGAATTGTGTGGAATAGTAGGCATCTATATTTGCTCATGCCATGTTTATCTTTCAGTTGGGCATTTTCTGATTCTTAGTTTCCTTGCATTGGGTCTTCCTATGTAAATACCTGAAGAAAGAATACAGTCATCCCATTCAGGTGCAGTAACAGTATTTAAGTTGAAGCATGTAATTTGATTTGCTTGTAGTGTAAATGTGTAATGCCCTAACTTTTGTTCTTGTTTGTCTACCTGAGCTATGACCAAGGatacaaaaaagaatttaaCTTTTATTGACTGACGGTGTAATAAAACTTCTAAAATATCGGTGTAACTTAATGTTTTTAAAAGGTACCTGTCTTATTTTTAAGTGACatgataattttaaaaacttttacACAGAAAATATATTGAATTAAACTCTAAGAACAAGTGCAGCACTGTTAGTATGTTACAGAGAATGCTTCTGTATTTAAACCTTTGTAAACTCCTGTTCATACTAGTAATCGTAAGAAAACATGGAGGATACAAGAAACTACTATAAAATTTAATATAGGCCGGctggaaaacaaaaaataaataaaaaatattttaaaaaattgattagGAGAGGGCATTCATCCTTTAAAAGATGTTGGGGCGTAAGCCTCACCGAACAAGGTCCCACATATGAGGCTCAAGACGTTTTGCAAGTGCTTTGTCTAGGAGCAAGCTcagaattaattttaaaaaaaaaatgtttagaaaCAATAATTGGTAGATAAAAAGTTCAATAGAACAGGACACACAAGCTCCAAattaattccaaaaaaaaaataaaaaattagaaacAGTAATTGGTGGATAAAAAATTCAATAGAACATGACATAAAATcgtaagtatttttttttatcgcATTTTATCTGCTAAATCAATTTTCGTGGTTCAATCATTTTATGGACTAAATATAAGACCCAAAGGTCCCCACTATAGTTTTTTATGAAAGCTTAAAAGAAATCCGACAAGGAAAAGGCAGAGACAAGAAAAGCAAGAAGCTGCCTTTACCAAATTCGGTTTcaatgaaatgaaatttttCATTGATAATTTTCCATAAGCATTATCAACATAATTACCTGCCAATTTGTCTAGCCCCATCTGAAGCTCCCAAAATTCCCCTCAATTTTGGCAGGTGCATCTTTCTCTATACCTTGTATTTTTTGGTTCTGATGTACCTGCTTACTTTGTCTTCCTATTTAAACTGTGCATAATTGTTTAGATAAATAAATTACCTTGATTTCCTATCTATTTCTGTTCCAATTCATTTGAATGCTGATCGGAATTTGATGGGTACCGGTAGGAAGGGTTTAATCCTATAATATAAGTTTAATGAGAAAATTGTCCCTTTCTTTATCTGAAATTCTAATTCTTTtacatgactttttttttttttttttttttttgatgggtTCCTGTTTCTTGGATTTATGATCTTGATTAGTCGAAGAAACCATTTTGACAGTTGGGTTTTGGACTAATATGGATGTACTCAGTTGAGTGATATCTAATCTCCCTGCCAAGttatttttcttactttccTCTCGTGGTTATGCACAGCTTGCCGCGAATTTGTATAACTTTATAGTGATCTTAATAAACTTTATTTGGAAATGCTGTCTTTATGGGGAGTTTATGGATGAAATTAGACTGCTTAAAGTTTGGATGTCAAGCGAAATTCTATTAGTAGTTGTTTACATAGAGGTAgatttaagatttaaaattgATATGCTTTTTGGATATGGGAATTCCTCAACTAGTTCCAACAGATTTTAGCTTAACTGTTTTTATCTGAATATTTTGCTCAATGCATGGAAGTGATTAAAATCATCTTGGAAGGACTTTTATACAATTAACCTTTTTTATCTGAAGGTCGAGAATTGCATGGTGGTGATCAGAGTTAAACTTTTGATATGATTCCCATGTGGTTCATTTGACCAACTGTCTTCTGCTAGTTACTAGTCCCCGATCTtcctaaaattataattttatagGTTCCTGAACTCACATTGTACTTGATAAGGTGATGGCGGGTGCAGAAGGTATTGATCTCTCAGATTTAAAATCCCAATTGTCTCAAACAGACGTTACTTGGAAGCTGGAGATGGAGAAAAGCCAGTCCCAAGTGGATGCTTTGCAAGCAAAACTTTTGGAGGTAAAAGCTTATATTCAGGGATCAGAAGAAGATACAAACAGGGAGTTAGATGTTCTATGGCATAGAGTGAAAACTGCTTCAACATTGATGACGTACTTGAAAGCTAAAGCCAGGGTCATGGCTGTTCCAGATTTGGCCCATTCTTCATGCGGTATCAAAGAACTAGATGGAGTAGGTCTTGTTGATAAAAATGGGATACCATTATCCAGTTGGTCTAGGGATGTTGATCTCTTGTCTTTTGATGATGCTGATGATGAATTATGGATTAGACTTTCGAGTAAACATGGTCGCCTTGATGAACAAGATGGATCTTATATGAGTGAATTACTCAGAAGCGTACAATTGGTTACAGATGTTATGGAAAGTCTTGTCAAGAGGATTATAATGGCAGAATCTGAAACTGCTATAGAGAAAGAGAAGGTAACAGTAGGTGAAGAAGAGATTAAAAGGAAGGCGCTCCAGATTGAAAACATGTCTACTAAGTTAGAGGAAATGGAAAGATTTGCTCTGGGTACAAATCTTATCCTGACTGAGATGAGGCAGAGAGTTGAAGATTTGGTTGAAGAAACTTCTAGACAGAGGCAGAGAGCTGCAGAAAATGAGCAGGAGCTTTGTCGTGTTAAGAGAGACTTTGAGTCTCTGAAAACCTATGTCAGTAGTCTCATTAGTGTGAGAGAAACAATTCTATCATCAGAAAAGCAATTCCAGACAATTGAAAGGCTTTTTGAGCGGTAAGTATTCCCCTTTCATCCAAAGAAATTTCCATAATCATAACATGCTGACCTACGTGTTTCTTTATTTCCTGGCTATACAGTGTGTCTGTGATGCATGAAGTTTACTATTAAATATATTACTTTTCTCACTTTCATAGCACTGCATCTTAATACTTGCCGTGCATACAAATGTCCAAGCACAACTTCTTCCTGTGTGTTCGAATAATACTTGCCTTGCGGCTTgtgtataattattattttttttgagtcaAAGGTAACCATAATTATTGAAATACAAATTCACAAGAATAAATTAACTGCATATCATTGGTGTGTCGTTTGGTAAAAATTATTGTGATAGCTCCATTAATTGCTTCATTGTTTCTCTTGTTTGGCTGTTTATCCTTTCGTGTGTGTAGGAGTAATATATTTTTGTGTTTCACCTTAAGGCAAGTGTTGATTTAAAGGGAGTGCAAGCATGGATATTCATTGTTGTTTAAGtgttaaacttttttttcttcttcttttgggtGTGGTTGATTTAGATCATTAATACCATGCTGGACTCTTGGACAAGCTTAGTGCTTTAACGTCCCTTTTAAGCAATCTGGCTATTGTAGGATCTTGTTCTTGTAATGATCCAGGGCTGTCatatttctccttttttattaTTCTCCAGGCTTGGGTGGGATGGGGATCATTTGAATCTTAACAGTGTTGGTCATTGTTCAGTGCTAAGGGCTGGGACCATTTGAATTAACAATGTTGGGCATTGTTCACGTGATGTTTTCGGGGATAATTGCAGTAACTTCCAGATGTAAGGCAGATATACCATCTGAAAACTCTCTAAGGGGTGAGAATTAGGGAAAAGATTGAGAAGTGATTGGAAAAGCTTGATTATTCAAGATTGGTTGGGTGTTTATACTAGTTTTTCGAGAATTTATACTAGTTACTAGCTTACAATAATGTAAGATACTGATTCTAGGGAATAAAACATATCTTAATCTATGGTTGATGTCTCCTCATGTGGTTTTAGACAATTTTTACcatatgagctagcttttgaggttgagttaggcccaaggtccatttttaatataaatatttgtgAGAAATTAGAACAATCAGTCGAAGGAGCAGAGGTTAGAGCCTTTATATAAAGTGCATGTGCTCTAATGGCGCAAATTGGCCAAAGAACACAAAACTAAAagaatttctcaaattttcataaaattaaagggtaattataaaatttctcaatttttttttgtatatggGTGCCGAGAGTTGCAGAATGGCACCACAATAACCATATTGCCCATCCTG from Lycium ferocissimum isolate CSIRO_LF1 chromosome 2, AGI_CSIRO_Lferr_CH_V1, whole genome shotgun sequence includes:
- the LOC132046457 gene encoding uncharacterized protein LOC132046457 isoform X1, with the translated sequence MAGAEGIDLSDLKSQLSQTDVTWKLEMEKSQSQVDALQAKLLEVKAYIQGSEEDTNRELDVLWHRVKTASTLMTYLKAKARVMAVPDLAHSSCGIKELDGVGLVDKNGIPLSSWSRDVDLLSFDDADDELWIRLSSKHGRLDEQDGSYMSELLRSVQLVTDVMESLVKRIIMAESETAIEKEKVTVGEEEIKRKALQIENMSTKLEEMERFALGTNLILTEMRQRVEDLVEETSRQRQRAAENEQELCRVKRDFESLKTYVSSLISVRETILSSEKQFQTIERLFERLVAKTTQLETEKLQKETEVQKLMEENVRLTALLDKKEAHLLAMNEQCKVMALSASNI
- the LOC132046457 gene encoding uncharacterized protein LOC132046457 isoform X2, which encodes MEKSQSQVDALQAKLLEVKAYIQGSEEDTNRELDVLWHRVKTASTLMTYLKAKARVMAVPDLAHSSCGIKELDGVGLVDKNGIPLSSWSRDVDLLSFDDADDELWIRLSSKHGRLDEQDGSYMSELLRSVQLVTDVMESLVKRIIMAESETAIEKEKVTVGEEEIKRKALQIENMSTKLEEMERFALGTNLILTEMRQRVEDLVEETSRQRQRAAENEQELCRVKRDFESLKTYVSSLISVRETILSSEKQFQTIERLFERLVAKTTQLETEKLQKETEVQKLMEENVRLTALLDKKEAHLLAMNEQCKVMALSASNI